The Leifsonia williamsii genome includes a region encoding these proteins:
- the ftsE gene encoding cell division ATP-binding protein FtsE, whose amino-acid sequence MIRFEHVSKQYSGTTRPALNGINLEVLRGEFVFLVGASGSGKSSCLRLILKEEKPSKGKIHVLGQDLGTISSRKVPYFRRNIGVVFQDFRLLPNKTVFQNVAFTLQVIGKSRGFIQEAVPDVLKMVGLEGKEQRLPNELSGGEQQRVAIARAVVNKPQILLADEPTGNLDPATSAGIMAVLERINAGGTTVLMATHEAAIVDQMKRRVIELVGGQIIRDERHGGYGFTAAIPVAQGAHAAQPAPQAAPAPQAAPVPAGAAAAAAAQPMTRPHAPTGNPTGPVSAPQPVQQQPVQPQPVQQQPVQQQPQPAQHQPAPAPQPVPDRYPAPVQFATAPVPPAPASEELPEHLNFTANLDLRGLRDGDDRDGEQNVGPTK is encoded by the coding sequence ATGATCCGGTTCGAACACGTATCCAAGCAGTATTCGGGCACCACGCGTCCGGCGCTGAACGGCATCAACCTCGAAGTGCTGCGCGGAGAGTTCGTCTTCCTCGTCGGCGCCTCGGGGTCGGGCAAGTCCAGCTGCCTGCGCCTCATCCTCAAAGAGGAGAAGCCGTCCAAGGGCAAGATCCACGTGCTGGGTCAGGACCTCGGCACGATCTCGTCGCGCAAGGTGCCGTACTTCCGCCGCAACATCGGCGTCGTCTTCCAGGACTTCCGCCTGCTGCCCAACAAGACGGTGTTCCAGAACGTCGCCTTCACGCTGCAGGTGATCGGCAAGTCCCGCGGCTTCATCCAGGAGGCCGTCCCGGACGTGCTGAAGATGGTGGGCCTCGAGGGCAAGGAGCAGCGCCTCCCGAACGAGCTCTCCGGCGGTGAGCAGCAGCGTGTCGCGATCGCGCGCGCCGTGGTCAACAAGCCGCAGATCCTCCTCGCCGACGAGCCGACCGGAAACCTCGATCCCGCGACCAGCGCCGGCATCATGGCGGTGCTCGAGCGCATCAACGCCGGAGGCACCACGGTGCTCATGGCCACGCACGAGGCCGCGATCGTCGACCAGATGAAGCGGCGCGTGATCGAGCTGGTCGGCGGCCAGATCATCCGCGACGAGCGCCACGGCGGGTACGGCTTCACGGCCGCGATCCCGGTGGCGCAGGGTGCGCATGCCGCGCAGCCGGCTCCGCAGGCCGCGCCTGCTCCGCAGGCCGCGCCGGTTCCGGCCGGTGCAGCAGCGGCAGCCGCGGCGCAGCCGATGACGCGACCGCACGCTCCGACCGGCAACCCGACCGGACCGGTGTCCGCGCCGCAGCCGGTGCAGCAGCAGCCCGTCCAGCCGCAGCCGGTCCAGCAGCAGCCGGTCCAGCAGCAGCCGCAGCCCGCGCAGCACCAGCCGGCTCCTGCGCCGCAGCCGGTGCCCGACCGCTACCCGGCGCCCGTGCAGTTCGCGACGGCGCCCGTGCCTCCGGCCCCGGCCTCCGAGGAGCTGCCGGAGCACCTCAACTTCACCGCGAACCTCGACCTGCGCGGACTCCGCGACGGCGACGACCGCGACGGCGAGCAGAATGTGGGGCCGACGAAATGA